In Arthrobacter sp. B3I9, the following are encoded in one genomic region:
- a CDS encoding ImmA/IrrE family metallo-endopeptidase: MGPSSVAERAGIVVVFCEPGVASIDAFSMHTAVRPIIVLTPVKDDYYRQRFDVAHELGHLIMHHDAEPGGKVSEEQANRFAAELLMPAEQIRSSLASSTAGRSWKQLAELKEHWGVSLSALLYRARTLGVMSDVSYRNAVERMSQNGWRRAEPGRTSALEMPSMLPRAREVLNNAGINDHEFLSGCGLPVNLYYVAASSVPTPRENLSFAPAQSHVER, translated from the coding sequence ATGGGTCCGTCTTCTGTTGCCGAGCGTGCAGGAATTGTGGTGGTGTTTTGTGAGCCGGGCGTTGCCTCAATTGATGCCTTTTCCATGCACACCGCCGTGCGTCCGATCATTGTGCTTACCCCAGTCAAGGACGACTACTACCGACAGCGCTTCGACGTTGCACATGAGCTGGGCCACTTGATCATGCATCACGATGCTGAACCAGGCGGCAAGGTCTCCGAGGAACAAGCCAACAGGTTTGCCGCTGAGTTGCTCATGCCGGCTGAACAGATTCGTTCATCACTGGCGTCCTCTACGGCAGGACGAAGCTGGAAGCAGCTCGCTGAGCTAAAAGAGCACTGGGGCGTGAGCCTCTCGGCACTGTTATACCGGGCCCGAACCCTCGGCGTAATGAGCGATGTCTCATACCGGAATGCGGTAGAACGTATGTCGCAGAACGGTTGGCGTCGCGCCGAACCAGGGCGGACGTCGGCGCTTGAGATGCCATCCATGCTCCCACGGGCCCGCGAGGTCTTGAACAATGCCGGTATCAACGACCACGAGTTTCTGAGCGGCTGTGGACTGCCCGTCAACCTGTATTATGTGGCCGCATCCAGCGTGCCCACACCGCGCGAGAACTTGTCTTTTGCTCCCGCACAGAGTCATGTTGAGCGCTAA
- a CDS encoding VOC family protein — MSLFITCPVESVERATAFYTALGWTLNAKMSDHNVSCFAIAPEQYVMLGSREMYASVGGAEELVGGPDTPSKVTVSFDLGSREAVDELTERAGAAGGRIGDTDDYPFMYQRQFDDPDGYHYSPFWMKPDADPTA; from the coding sequence ATGAGCCTCTTCATCACCTGCCCGGTTGAGAGCGTCGAGCGCGCGACCGCCTTCTATACCGCCCTCGGCTGGACCCTCAACGCCAAGATGTCCGACCACAACGTGTCATGCTTCGCGATCGCGCCCGAGCAGTACGTCATGCTCGGCAGCCGCGAGATGTACGCAAGCGTCGGCGGCGCCGAGGAGCTGGTCGGCGGACCCGACACCCCCTCGAAGGTCACGGTCTCATTCGACCTCGGCAGCCGCGAGGCGGTCGACGAGCTCACCGAACGCGCCGGCGCCGCCGGCGGGCGGATCGGTGACACCGACGACTACCCCTTCATGTACCAGCGCCAATTCGACGACCCCGACGGCTACCACTATTCGCCGTTTTGGATGAAGCCGGACGCCGATCCGACCGCGTGA
- the gdhA gene encoding NADP-specific glutamate dehydrogenase, which translates to MDARLEAIRGTVLARNPGEGEFHQAVTEVFESLGPVHDRHPEFLEGAVLERLCEPERQIIFRVPWTDDAGRVQINRGFRVEFNSALGPYKGGLRFHPSVYLGIVKFLGFEQIFKNALTGMPIGGGKGGSDFDPRGRSDAEVMRFCQSFMTELYRHIGEYTDVPAGDIGVGGREIGYLFGQYKRITNRYESGVLTGKGISWGGSLVRPEATGYGTVIFTEEMLKTRGKSFDGQRVVVSGTGNVAINAIAKAQSLGAIVVACSDSSGYIVDDAGIDVALLRQVKEVERGRLKDYETRRPAVTYVDGGSVWDVDATVALPCATQNELDGDAAARLVRNGLIAVGEGANMPSTRDAVAVFQDSGVLFGPGKAANAGGVATSALEMQQNASRDSWTFAHTEQRLTEIMVGIHDRCAATADEYGDPGNYVLGANIGGFVKVADAMLAQGLI; encoded by the coding sequence ATGGATGCACGGCTTGAAGCCATCCGGGGTACGGTGCTGGCGCGGAATCCCGGCGAAGGGGAGTTCCACCAGGCGGTCACCGAGGTCTTTGAAAGCCTGGGCCCGGTGCACGACCGGCACCCGGAGTTCCTGGAAGGCGCCGTTCTCGAACGGCTGTGCGAGCCGGAGCGGCAGATCATTTTCCGCGTTCCGTGGACGGACGACGCCGGTCGCGTACAGATCAACCGTGGCTTCCGGGTGGAGTTCAACTCCGCCCTTGGCCCGTACAAGGGCGGCCTCCGGTTCCACCCCTCGGTGTACCTGGGCATCGTGAAGTTCTTGGGCTTCGAGCAGATCTTCAAGAATGCCCTCACGGGCATGCCGATCGGCGGCGGCAAGGGCGGTTCCGACTTCGACCCGCGCGGTCGCTCGGACGCCGAGGTCATGCGCTTCTGCCAGTCCTTCATGACGGAGCTGTACCGCCACATCGGCGAGTACACGGACGTCCCGGCCGGGGACATCGGCGTCGGCGGACGCGAGATCGGTTACCTCTTCGGCCAGTACAAGCGCATCACCAACCGGTACGAGTCCGGCGTCCTCACCGGCAAGGGCATCTCCTGGGGCGGTTCCCTCGTGCGTCCCGAGGCGACCGGTTACGGCACCGTGATCTTCACAGAGGAAATGCTCAAGACCCGCGGCAAATCCTTCGACGGCCAGCGCGTGGTGGTCTCTGGCACCGGCAATGTGGCCATCAACGCGATCGCCAAGGCGCAGTCGCTCGGCGCCATCGTGGTGGCCTGCTCCGATTCCTCCGGCTACATCGTGGACGATGCCGGGATCGACGTGGCCCTGCTCCGTCAGGTCAAGGAAGTCGAGCGGGGACGCCTCAAGGACTACGAGACCCGCCGTCCCGCCGTCACCTATGTGGATGGCGGCTCCGTCTGGGACGTCGACGCCACGGTAGCGCTGCCCTGCGCCACGCAGAACGAGCTCGACGGTGACGCCGCCGCCCGGCTCGTGCGCAACGGCCTCATCGCTGTCGGGGAGGGCGCCAATATGCCGTCCACCCGTGACGCCGTCGCGGTCTTCCAGGACTCCGGCGTGCTGTTCGGCCCGGGCAAGGCCGCCAACGCCGGGGGCGTGGCGACGTCCGCGCTGGAGATGCAGCAGAACGCGAGCCGCGACTCATGGACCTTCGCGCACACGGAACAGCGCCTCACCGAAATCATGGTCGGCATCCATGACCGCTGCGCGGCCACCGCCGATGAGTACGGCGACCCGGGCAACTACGTGCTGGGCGCGAACATCGGCGGCTTCGTCAAGGTGGCCGACGCCATGCTGGCCCAGGGCCTCATCTAG
- a CDS encoding DUF4041 domain-containing protein produces the protein MLQEVGIYRYHHPLENAASFRERLDEVEARIAELIKLGQAIVKSNLFTFDNSLVKGRRMTDDLAKLMLRAYNAEADNSIRSLKLGNVVTAKRRLDASRQAIAKLGALMEMHISDDFHARRVAEIELTADWLMKKQEEKEAEREERARLREERRVERELAEERVRLDKERAHLLNALAAMRASGQGDPDLERRLELIDEAIAQNDFRAANIRAGYIYVISNRGAFGDDVVKIGLTRRLEPMERVAELGGASVPFRFDIHTLFFSEDAVTLENELHKHFATKAVNQANPRKEFFFATPSEVRDVLVEKVGNLLEFNEQADAAEYLQSIKQWPARSSHAPVTTALPLTTQ, from the coding sequence GTGCTTCAGGAAGTCGGCATTTACCGCTATCACCACCCGCTTGAGAATGCTGCGTCCTTCCGTGAACGCTTAGACGAGGTGGAAGCACGAATCGCGGAACTGATAAAACTCGGGCAGGCGATCGTGAAGTCAAATCTCTTCACGTTCGACAACTCCCTAGTGAAAGGTCGACGCATGACCGATGACCTGGCAAAGTTGATGCTCCGCGCTTACAACGCTGAGGCGGACAACAGCATCAGGTCCCTTAAGCTAGGCAATGTGGTCACAGCCAAACGCCGCCTAGATGCATCACGCCAGGCAATCGCGAAACTGGGTGCACTGATGGAAATGCACATTAGTGATGACTTCCACGCAAGGCGCGTTGCGGAAATCGAACTCACCGCCGATTGGCTCATGAAAAAGCAAGAGGAGAAAGAAGCAGAACGGGAGGAAAGGGCTCGTCTGCGCGAGGAACGCCGCGTCGAACGCGAACTCGCCGAGGAACGTGTCCGGCTCGACAAGGAACGCGCCCACCTCCTCAACGCTCTCGCCGCTATGCGCGCCTCCGGGCAAGGGGATCCTGATCTCGAGCGTCGGCTCGAGTTGATCGACGAAGCAATCGCCCAAAATGACTTCCGCGCTGCCAACATCCGCGCCGGCTACATCTACGTCATCTCCAATCGTGGTGCTTTCGGCGATGACGTCGTCAAGATAGGCCTAACCAGGCGCCTCGAACCCATGGAACGCGTCGCTGAACTCGGTGGAGCATCAGTACCATTCCGCTTTGACATCCACACCCTTTTCTTCTCGGAAGATGCAGTCACCCTGGAGAACGAACTTCATAAACATTTCGCGACGAAGGCCGTCAATCAAGCCAACCCGCGCAAAGAGTTCTTCTTCGCAACCCCATCGGAAGTGCGAGACGTACTAGTGGAAAAAGTGGGCAACCTTCTGGAATTCAACGAACAAGCGGACGCCGCCGAATACCTTCAATCCATCAAACAGTGGCCAGCCCGATCTTCCCACGCGCCGGTGACTACAGCACTGCCACTCACTACGCAGTAG